A genomic stretch from Apis cerana isolate GH-2021 linkage group LG9, AcerK_1.0, whole genome shotgun sequence includes:
- the LOC107992937 gene encoding uncharacterized protein LOC107992937, with product MSDPIDYIDLTVDSPIDKSLRLRNRNVLRNRNISNNNTTKTRKRKPKLTQLQDSIIEIHENTCKGTMEIIDLDNINTTEKNELIYYVDDSNEGNSIVLTCPICYEQLSSKMKPTCTPCGHIFCTQCLNLALRRAKKCPICQKIIKQQSCTRIHLL from the exons ATGTCAGATCcaattgattatattgatttaacaGTAGATTCGCCAATTGATAAATCTTTAAGATTACGAAATAGAAATGTTCtacgaaatagaaatatatctaataataatacgacTAAAACACGAAAACGCAAACCAAAATTAACACAGCTTCAAGATTCtattat agaaataCATGAGAATACATGTAAAGGAACAATGGAAATTATAGATTTAGACAATATTAATACTacagagaaaaatgaattaatatattatgttgatGATTCTAATGAAGGAAATTCAATTGTTTTGACTTGTCCAATATGTTATGAACAGTTATCTTCTAAGATGAAACCAACATGTACTCCTTGTGGACATATATTTTGCACACAATGTTTAAACCTAGCTTTACGTAGAGCTAAAAAATGTCCAATatgtcaaaaaattattaaacaacaaTCTTGTACTCGTATACATTTACTATAG